The Sediminispirochaeta smaragdinae DSM 11293 genome has a segment encoding these proteins:
- a CDS encoding DUF364 domain-containing protein, which translates to MNEMSIEVALVECAAARAKGRRIQSICIGYNVTIVELDDGSMGTSAMLKEPKTGTEHHVAEAGTLVGAKADKVMYWLLEHQASVKRNVALATINAASAMTMYPEEQGITASDLPLIHEGDVLGIVGYIAPMVRRMAPKAADFFIFDNSLNEGVSPPERQPELIPKCSVVCITGTSFLNHTVSTVLSYCRNAREVVIVGPSTPLFPEVFADTPVTFLAGSRWPSDKREQLFSLSSQAAGVHQLSRLMQKVTIPISRGS; encoded by the coding sequence ATGAATGAGATGAGCATTGAAGTTGCGCTGGTTGAATGCGCTGCTGCACGGGCAAAGGGGAGAAGAATACAGTCGATCTGTATCGGCTATAACGTAACCATAGTGGAGCTTGACGACGGATCCATGGGTACTTCGGCAATGTTGAAGGAGCCGAAGACGGGGACTGAGCATCATGTGGCGGAAGCAGGAACCTTGGTTGGGGCAAAGGCCGACAAGGTGATGTACTGGCTGTTGGAACATCAGGCTTCGGTAAAGCGAAATGTCGCCCTTGCCACCATCAATGCCGCTTCGGCCATGACCATGTATCCGGAAGAGCAAGGAATAACGGCATCGGATCTTCCCCTTATTCACGAGGGAGATGTGCTTGGAATTGTTGGTTACATTGCCCCTATGGTGCGGCGGATGGCCCCGAAAGCCGCGGATTTCTTTATTTTTGATAATAGCCTGAATGAGGGGGTATCGCCCCCTGAAAGGCAACCTGAATTGATTCCGAAATGCTCGGTTGTCTGCATCACCGGTACCAGCTTTTTAAATCATACCGTGAGTACCGTTCTTTCCTATTGTCGGAACGCCCGGGAGGTTGTCATTGTCGGACCAAGTACTCCGCTTTTTCCCGAAGTCTTTGCCGATACCCCAGTCACCTTTCTTGCCGGCTCCCGCTGGCCCTCAGACAAACGGGAGCAGCTATTTAGCCTATCTTCCCAGGCCGCCGGCGTACACCAACTAAGCAGGCTTATGCAGAAGGTAACGATTCCTATTTCCCGTGGTTCATGA
- a CDS encoding ferredoxin-like protein, whose amino-acid sequence MAEKKEEKPNEEKEKLLERKIARREFLKISGAGVAGIAVGALVYRLSTGKKNIGPEIRVYETASGAIIHDSRLCTGCKRCEINCTVSNDGKVHPYIARVKIGRNFNYGKSGVTMAWAYRDGQMGNFKLNGETCKQCAEPYCANACPVQAISTDENTGARVVNTDICIGCGSCERACPFGMATVDPERKKSTKCLLCYGHPACVAGCPNSALTFVSWEDAIELYKKQGFEKALQA is encoded by the coding sequence ATGGCCGAAAAAAAAGAAGAAAAACCTAACGAAGAAAAGGAGAAATTGCTAGAACGGAAAATAGCGCGACGGGAATTTCTTAAAATCAGCGGTGCCGGTGTGGCGGGAATTGCCGTCGGAGCGCTGGTGTATCGTCTTTCAACCGGAAAGAAAAACATCGGTCCGGAAATCCGGGTCTATGAGACAGCATCAGGAGCCATCATCCACGACTCCAGACTCTGTACCGGTTGTAAGCGGTGTGAAATAAACTGTACCGTCTCCAACGACGGGAAAGTGCATCCCTACATTGCTCGAGTAAAGATAGGAAGGAATTTCAACTACGGAAAAAGCGGAGTTACCATGGCCTGGGCCTACAGGGACGGACAGATGGGTAACTTCAAACTCAACGGAGAAACCTGTAAGCAGTGTGCCGAGCCCTATTGTGCCAATGCCTGCCCGGTTCAGGCAATCAGTACCGATGAAAATACCGGTGCAAGGGTGGTAAATACCGATATCTGTATCGGTTGTGGTTCCTGTGAACGCGCCTGCCCCTTTGGCATGGCAACGGTGGATCCCGAGAGAAAGAAATCGACAAAGTGTCTTCTTTGCTATGGCCACCCAGCCTGTGTTGCCGGTTGTCCGAACAGCGCACTCACCTTTGTAAGCTGGGAAGATGCAATAGAGCTCTATAAAAAGCAGGGCTTTGAGAAGGCGCTTCAGGCGTAG
- a CDS encoding XdhC family protein, which translates to MDNLILTAAEFAKSEESIAFVTIVEVIGSVPQIPGAKMLVVDKGDRHLTFGTIGGGALEHIALEEALEAIREGEVRYYKKDLGKDLNMACGGKVTYLIEPLQKRKQLVICGAGHIGKAIYSMTRELDFRTVLIDSMEEYANEERFPGVESIITSFDEKVIEDALSLDDHSYIVIVSRDHTTDFRLARYFLKKEWKYLGLIASGTKAAKLRKELKQEGYEEEKISRMVSPIGIPIGGSSPGEIAVGIVAQLVEVMNHGK; encoded by the coding sequence ATGGATAATTTGATATTGACTGCCGCGGAATTTGCCAAAAGCGAGGAGTCTATTGCCTTTGTCACTATCGTCGAGGTCATAGGTTCGGTTCCACAGATCCCGGGGGCAAAGATGCTTGTGGTGGACAAAGGGGATCGACATTTGACGTTTGGGACCATCGGGGGAGGAGCCTTGGAGCATATCGCCCTGGAAGAGGCTCTGGAGGCAATCCGGGAAGGAGAGGTCCGCTACTATAAAAAGGATCTGGGCAAGGACCTTAATATGGCCTGCGGTGGTAAGGTCACTTACCTTATCGAACCGCTTCAAAAGCGGAAGCAGCTTGTCATCTGCGGGGCAGGCCACATCGGCAAAGCGATCTATTCGATGACCCGCGAGTTGGATTTTAGGACGGTCCTGATCGACTCGATGGAAGAGTATGCCAACGAGGAACGCTTTCCCGGTGTGGAAAGCATTATTACCTCCTTCGACGAAAAGGTGATCGAGGATGCTCTGTCCCTTGACGACCACAGCTACATCGTCATCGTGAGCCGCGACCATACCACCGATTTTCGCCTTGCCCGCTATTTTCTAAAAAAAGAGTGGAAGTACCTTGGATTGATCGCAAGCGGAACAAAAGCGGCAAAGCTCAGAAAGGAACTCAAGCAGGAAGGCTATGAAGAAGAGAAGATAAGCAGGATGGTCAGTCCCATCGGTATACCGATCGGAGGAAGCAGTCCGGGAGAAATCGCCGTCGGAATTGTTGCTCAGCTTGTGGAGGTCATGAACCACGGGAAATAG
- a CDS encoding dipeptide epimerase has translation MNITGWKLDRISVALKTPFITSLRRLDAIENIILTIDSDTPFSGQGGAAPTAVITGDTFGSITAGIEHIMTAIMGMEIENIEGIMQRIQTSMVGNNSAKAAVDMAVYDLYGKLYSAPLYRLLGGARDSLATDLTISMNEPEQMATDSARAAGEGFSVLKIKLGKDVARDFERIKAVRDAVGPSISLRIDANQGWTPKEAVGLVARMERAGINPELIEQPVAARDFEGMCYVRERIPFPLVADESLFSPKDAIDLVKMHAADGFNIKLMKSGGIYNAMKIAAIAESAGLFCMVGSMMESHTGLTAAAHFAASRAVVRMVDLDVPLLCAEKKEHGGTEYTGSSIRLPAAAGLGLD, from the coding sequence ATGAACATTACCGGATGGAAGCTTGATAGGATTTCCGTGGCATTGAAGACTCCTTTTATCACTTCGCTGAGGAGGCTGGATGCCATCGAGAATATCATTCTGACCATCGATAGTGATACTCCTTTCTCGGGGCAGGGAGGGGCCGCACCGACGGCGGTGATTACCGGTGATACCTTTGGTTCCATCACCGCTGGTATCGAGCATATCATGACTGCCATCATGGGAATGGAGATCGAAAACATCGAAGGCATCATGCAGCGGATACAGACCTCCATGGTCGGCAACAATTCGGCAAAAGCGGCTGTCGACATGGCAGTGTATGATCTATACGGTAAGCTGTATTCCGCTCCGCTCTACCGGCTTCTGGGGGGCGCACGGGACAGCCTTGCGACCGACCTCACCATAAGCATGAATGAACCGGAACAGATGGCGACAGATAGTGCAAGGGCCGCGGGTGAAGGTTTTTCGGTTTTGAAGATTAAATTGGGAAAAGACGTGGCTCGGGACTTTGAAAGGATAAAAGCGGTAAGGGATGCTGTGGGGCCTTCCATTTCGCTTCGGATCGATGCGAATCAGGGATGGACGCCGAAGGAAGCCGTCGGGCTTGTTGCGAGGATGGAGCGGGCGGGGATTAATCCGGAACTTATAGAACAGCCTGTTGCTGCCCGTGATTTTGAGGGTATGTGCTATGTCAGGGAGCGAATCCCCTTTCCCCTCGTTGCAGACGAGAGTCTCTTTTCTCCTAAGGATGCCATCGATCTCGTGAAGATGCATGCGGCAGATGGTTTCAATATCAAGCTGATGAAATCGGGAGGGATCTATAATGCCATGAAGATTGCCGCCATCGCCGAATCGGCAGGTTTATTTTGCATGGTGGGATCCATGATGGAAAGCCATACAGGCCTTACTGCTGCCGCCCATTTTGCGGCATCACGTGCCGTTGTTCGCATGGTTGATCTTGATGTGCCTCTTTTATGTGCCGAAAAGAAAGAGCATGGCGGAACGGAGTATACAGGGAGCAGTATTCGTCTACCGGCGGCTGCGGGCCTTGGTCTCGACTGA
- a CDS encoding FMN-binding protein, whose product MKRTLVLIGSMLVILTFVTACGGKSAFPKASDNVAVAEEGAFDAHGWKAKIAITFDGDTITKVQFDELNKKGDLKSQDKTYTSQMESATGVTPAAANEQLAASLVETQDLSKVDTVTGATDTTTRFKELAEKALSSR is encoded by the coding sequence ATGAAGCGTACACTCGTATTGATCGGATCAATGCTTGTTATTCTTACGTTTGTAACCGCATGCGGAGGGAAGTCCGCCTTCCCCAAGGCTTCGGACAATGTTGCTGTTGCAGAAGAGGGGGCTTTCGATGCCCACGGCTGGAAGGCCAAGATTGCTATTACTTTTGATGGCGATACAATTACGAAGGTTCAGTTTGACGAATTAAATAAAAAGGGTGATCTAAAGTCTCAGGACAAGACCTATACGAGCCAGATGGAATCTGCCACCGGTGTAACCCCTGCAGCGGCCAACGAACAGCTTGCCGCCAGCCTTGTGGAAACGCAGGACCTCTCCAAGGTCGATACCGTTACCGGTGCTACCGATACCACCACGCGTTTTAAGGAACTTGCGGAAAAGGCTCTCTCAAGCCGATAG
- a CDS encoding serine hydrolase domain-containing protein produces MQENNEKTIETTLDEAIADRTTPGFVLLVKQHGKVVFSKAAGYRRRYPYKEEMTSETIFDLASLTKPLATSITALAVMEQEKISPDTEIGAFLPSLRRETASISLGQLFTHTSGLPPVPDIFKLFETEAEIDRAKAIEHLFSLTPTVKPGAQVIYSCTGYIFLAEVVRKITGKNMDELFRQLVTIPGEIASLMFNPLRSNDKEIKENIAVTEYCPWRERWLKGEVHDENAFCLDGMGGNAGLFGNAEGVMKLLELFSCEGMLNGKHILSEASVRLMTGNQTQGLSPKRAFGFLVQDRDSFAGPLFSNEAFGHTGFTGTSVWMDPSLDLTVVLLTNRVHFGRAATADKIKTFRRSLHSALAREFS; encoded by the coding sequence ATGCAGGAAAATAACGAAAAAACCATCGAAACAACGCTCGATGAGGCCATTGCCGACAGGACGACTCCCGGTTTTGTGCTCCTTGTAAAGCAGCATGGAAAGGTTGTTTTCTCCAAGGCCGCCGGATACAGACGACGGTATCCGTACAAAGAAGAGATGACGTCGGAAACCATCTTCGACCTTGCCTCGCTCACAAAACCCCTGGCAACGAGCATCACGGCCCTTGCCGTCATGGAACAGGAGAAGATTTCTCCGGATACGGAAATCGGGGCTTTCCTTCCTTCCCTTCGGCGGGAAACCGCCAGCATCTCCCTTGGCCAGCTTTTCACCCACACCTCGGGCCTTCCCCCCGTCCCCGATATATTCAAGCTCTTTGAGACGGAAGCGGAGATCGACCGGGCTAAGGCAATCGAGCATCTCTTTTCCCTCACTCCGACCGTAAAACCGGGAGCCCAGGTCATATACAGCTGCACGGGCTATATCTTTCTTGCCGAAGTGGTTAGGAAGATAACGGGCAAAAACATGGATGAGCTTTTCAGACAACTGGTTACCATTCCGGGGGAAATAGCTTCCCTTATGTTCAATCCCCTAAGAAGCAACGATAAGGAAATCAAAGAGAACATCGCCGTTACCGAATACTGCCCCTGGCGAGAAAGGTGGCTGAAAGGCGAGGTGCATGACGAGAACGCGTTCTGCCTCGACGGCATGGGAGGCAATGCAGGCTTGTTCGGAAATGCGGAAGGGGTCATGAAGCTCCTGGAGCTGTTTTCCTGCGAGGGAATGCTCAACGGTAAGCACATACTTTCCGAAGCAAGTGTACGCCTGATGACCGGGAATCAGACCCAGGGGCTTTCACCGAAACGGGCCTTCGGCTTTTTGGTACAGGATCGAGACTCTTTCGCAGGACCACTCTTTAGCAACGAAGCCTTCGGACACACAGGCTTCACGGGGACTAGCGTGTGGATGGACCCTTCCCTCGATCTGACGGTGGTACTACTGACAAACAGGGTGCATTTCGGAAGAGCTGCAACTGCCGATAAGATAAAAACATTCAGGAGAAGCCTACACTCGGCACTGGCCAGAGAATTTTCCTGA